Genomic DNA from Lactuca sativa cultivar Salinas chromosome 8, Lsat_Salinas_v11, whole genome shotgun sequence:
gtaggacctttagaggtccagaaggtcccatgcatgtgtatttcgggacgagacctatctcaggaagcagttactcgtctgcatggcatggactcgccgagttgttcttcagactcggcgagtagcttgaagatttgctgggactcgccgagttgttcatcagactcggcgagtggagtcggggtggccccgcgattcttccagaagtaactcgtcgggtcgaggagggtactcgacgagtagataaggaatctcagaaagttggaagacgtctagactcgccgagtcgccatggtactcgccgagtccggttgagctgaccgttgaccgttgaccgttgaccagagttgacctaagtctgacttcttagggatagtcacacttagaagaaataagtattaatgagttacgtaatgttatagggaggttgtagctcgtcggttgtgcacgagtcatttcaggagttgctagctttcagcatatacgaggtgagtcttctcactatactgtacccggaagggtttgactgtgtgaccggaaggtcagatatgatatgtgatatgtatgctatgtgtggtaagttaattgttatatgtgctatgtatgatatgtgggccggaaggcaatatgttatgggccggaaggcgattatgttatgggccggaaggcgttgtattgaggaccggaaggtcagggcctggaaaggcgtatgtgtgtaagtgtatattggggaactcactaagcatttatgcttacagttattgtgtatgtatttcaggtactagcgaggaccgtgggaaggcgccggcatgatcgaaacacactgaagattgtttttatgatcttgggattttgaataattgtattgactgaataattaaactaattatgccttgttttaatggaaacaattatgttttaaaattgaaaaatttgtttgaaaaatttgagttgttacagtaggtgtttgtgaacgatgtgttcaccggtgtactccatcccccacatggttgcctttaggacatttattgctgaggaatccccttagcagttgtgtccgtcccgatgatgatccttaggctaggtcccttatgataggtgtttagggacgtaaagtgaggataacgggaacgggtaatcgggttattgttggttgatgaaattaataaacttatttattgtgggttgaaaaccctatgtgctcaccaggctcccaagcctgacccactcagttttatgtattacaggtagtggcgcatgggcatagatgtgatgttttggacgagggattacagatataggcctgtagatatgaaataatgtagtaaggcttatattgtactgtttatgcttttgatctgtacgaacatgacatcccgagtcttttaatgaaatacatttctatggaaatgcttttgataaatctttatcatatttttgttttgggacaaattccgcaacactttcatttaaaatgtaactctgatttttaaacaaagcataaacaaaccggtcttttctggccgtgattttggggatgtcacatgaagACCGCGTGGGGGTTCCCGTGGAAATTAGCCAAaaccacgtgggggttccagtggcgGCTAGTCAAGACCATGTGGGGGGTTTCCATGGCATTTTAGTAAGACCTTGGAAGGTTTCCACGGCTTccatatatgttgtatgcatggcttatgtggtttgTGTAGCTTTATATCTACTATAGTATATGCcatttatgtggattatgtggaatatgctctggggaactcactaagcattagcttacggTTTGTAGATTTGTTACaagtacatctgagcccaagggcaagggaaaGGCTTGATGGTGCGGTGTGCAAACTCTCATCGATATTGTAataggacactctgatgtttttttaaatgaagttgtaatgaatgttgatttgaaaacaattgttttgGGATTTCATGATTTATGGAAATATGTTTGATtactttaaaatgaaaattttcttttgaaaaattgggtcgttacacgctAAGAAAAATTTGTTGACGTATTTTCACGTGCATTCTCAAGGAAATAGAAGCTGGATTTCAAGCCTCGTGAGTTGGAATAACCTATCTTGTCATTGTTAGCCAACTTGTTCAAgcctttttgtttttgttaaattacgCCTTATGAACTAGTTCTATAAACTCACATTTCCAAAGTTTGAATCAATGTAATCCTTGTATTCAAATCTATGAAGACATGTAATGTTATTCAAGTCTTGTACTTTTCAATATATGTTTGTTAACTATGATCCAATTGTAAACATCGCAACCTCACCGTTTCCGCCGTTGATCGGGGTGtgatgtaacgaccaaaaatttcaaccaatttaaaattttcgaaaacaatccaattccattaaagttattacaaaaaggttttcaatacaatttattttaagtattcccagaatctcatcacaacataaacacgaggagcggtacgatcacgccttcgccttgccacggtctcctgaagaacctgaaaaacataaaaccacaactgtaagcccgaaagcttagtgagatatccccaaaataccaaccacatataccatacacgcataacatgccataacatatcctatcacagaacaaccatgcacttcgggtctactgtgtgactggtccgccgcaccggccaacagtccacctggtccaccctccgaatctagccatatatcttgagtctgcagtgtgattggtccgcccgcaccgggccttcaatccacctagtccactctctgagtctacagtatgactggtccgcccgcatcgggccttcagtcggcctggtccactctccgagcctcggcacgtctggtccgccctcttggggcctacaacctatccggaccgctcgttgggccttcgggacaaccggtccgccctgggtatcttggcctacaacacaaagcaggacccgcctcaacccatccccagtccaaacaaccatgtgcacataaacatacaatcatatagcaattcacaatcaacaagccgatcaaacagatcacataacatatcatcatcctaaccaggataccggcctaaccggtcactagcatagcatcaccctacatctcagaatacagatctcaatcaggtctctagcacataccatcctagctaccaggatgcaacatatcaaaataataacataacaacaaatacccggatctcaatccggtaagggtcggccttggtgccttagaccctgttgatatagtgaggataactcacctcgaaacggCCGActaaacagataacccaagctgccccgatcactgatacgatctccaccactggacaaccaccaaggcattgaactcaaaacaataaccaaaaattaccaaaatgtccctggaaaccactggtcaacccttggtcaaagtcaatccctgactgactctactcgccgagtcaacccgatgactcgccgagtccccatgctcagaaattccccaatctgcgactcaactcgccgagtcaccccgagactcgccgagttcaacaactctgagtccactcacacacaactcaccgagtcatccccttgactcaccgattcactactcaaccagaaaagattgggactcttcgacaagactcgccgagtccaagaacagactcgtcgagtctaaggctatcttcatcctactcgccgagttgttcttccaacttgtcgagttccaggccatcttcatccaactcgccgagttgttctttcaactcgtcgagttccagcctatcttcaagcaactcgccgagtccacccatgtgactcgccgagtaccaccgggtctgaatccatacagaggctttccaagccatgcagatgatccaaaccatagatctacctttcctaaggccatccatcacgtaaagtggcaaactttacgtgaatccaaggagatctatgcattttctctctagggtttgggttagggacaagatagctccatcaatcactcacaaacagggactttcatgcattccaacccttctccaatcCAGATCTgcagtagcaacctcagatctaacctctaaactccaattcatcaaaagatatgatctctaacaccccaaaatgatgaatctagatactAACaactcaaacaatgaaataatacctcaaaaggaagctccaagagaagattaacccgaatccttgcaaagccctttgatccaagtctcttaccttcaagatctcttcaacaaccacctctccaagctccaattcactcaacaatggggtttctccatgaaattagggtttctggaactcaagggatgataaggaggctggggaggaaacataatgttctttatatagggctcaacctctggatttagggttttctccactcagcaccaactcgccgagtccaatccactgactcgccgagtcggccacttgacacgcgaccaagtcacgactctactcgccgagtccacccatggactcgctgagtcgctctttcccatattactcttttagcccttcaactttactcttgctattccgggatgttacatgtgACATTAGGGCTCTGACACCAACTTGTAATATCCCAAAACCTTagactaaaattttcatttttaaaataataacatcCACTTTTAATAAAAACATGTTCAGAGTACACCATTTGCTCATAAACCACTATTTAGAAATCAGAGTTATAATGAAGATAATGTGGAATCTCGATTCACAGTCATGCCTTCGCCGACTAATAAGTACCTAGAAAATagttaatccacaactgtaagcacaaagcttagtgaattccccaaaaatATCTCATATAGCAAAACATAACAATCATTTATgagttatcaacaaccctggggACTATCAACAATTCCAGTGGGCTAACAACATGCCCTATGGAATAACAACACCCCACCTGGGTGATCAACAACCCTGGGTACTATCAGTAGTCCTATGGACTTTCAACAGTCCATGAGTTATCAGCAACTCAGTTCATATATAGCAGAAATCAATAGATAAGAACCAGTTGGTCAACATGCACATACTACTACACATGCAAGTGCAGTGAAAGGACTCACCTTGCAAATAACAACCATGAATACAACAACTCTTACATAGAGGGCAGACAGGAGCAACAAGACACCTAACAATAGTAAATTCATACCCTAGTATCCTACATCCTTAGACATTAGTTTAACCCAAAAGTCAACCTTTATCAAAAAGTCAACCATTATCAACTTCAGCCAACAGTCACATCGTGATCGAACCCGAAGAAAACAATCTTGAATACTCTATTCTCACGATATGACATGCTACTCTTCACGTTGTGAGAACTGCTTTGGACAACTTTGAGCATTAAGCTCTTAGTCCCTTAAGCCACTCCTTGAGACTTTCGAGAGGGCCTTCCCTAACCCCAAGGACCATAAAAATCGTGGAAAAGTGAAATCAAGATGCATGCTTGGAGTCTAAAACCAACACCAAACCTCATATCTAAAATTTATACTAAAGAAAATTcctcaatgatccataaagttgctaactttatggatcccATGCATGCTATGAAACCCTATTGTGAAGAGAAAAGAACAAATCTTAGATCTAGCATGCATAAAGATAAAGGCAAGAGCTTTAGGGCTTACAACGGTCCAAATGCACTTAAAGATAATGACGAAGGGACTTACTTGACAAAAGTGATGCACCCAAGGAGTCTTTTTTCTTCTTCAAAGAGCCGAAACTACCAAATGAGCTCTTCAAGGTTACCAATGGAGGCTAAAAATGATTTGGGCAAgaaggaggtgatggaggctaaggGTTTCCAAACCTTAGCCTCACACTTCTCTTAAATAGGGAACAAAACACGGAATTAAGGTTAGCATGATCTCACTACGTGAACACCTATGTGTCACGTCGTGAGCCCAAAATGGTCATGCGATTTAGCCTGAATGTCACATTGTAAGAGATCCTCTCCCATAGTGTGACCCTCTATAACTTGGGGTTTTTCATTCCTATTAATTCCACAcaattgttggattagatgtctaagcccataactattattggtatgtacttgatccgagagtagcatggtccacttgggttgcatatcttcaggacaatttgttaggatggactcttgagcgaaggttatatatgatttattaatatattataagtactaatatattaatatgaaatcatatggttttaattagtattgatcaagaattaatttagaattgatttagtgatcaaaaagagactaagtaaatctatggggactaattatgttaattagttatattcatGTGTGTTGGGCTtgtgatccatgttggaccaagtttatgtatggatacataaagagttgggccacatgaaccatggatcatgagacccatgggtatggatttgggttatatccatgaccctagaaatcccacatataaatacatacttcattCCCCAAAATCGACACTTGtgtattcttggagttcatgatGGTTTTGGGTGCATGGAGATCCTCTCTCAAGTTCCtgctttgtccatgatgtgttgtgattccacttgaggcttccacactattggggctaagctcttaaggctaggTACATTAAGACTTCAATCTCCAccataaggtatgttatcctaactagattcttgtgtggtatatgacaattgtatgctagttataggtttaataccctggaaacaccattgcatgtataattagtgaaaacatagatccaaggtatttagggttgcatgaacaccttaggagtgttagaatgctcaaaacccatcaacaatgAGAAATCGAGTACCTGCATTAGATGTTACAGCTTATCAAAAATTGATATTCTAGTCCAAATGGTTTTGGACTAGCACAAATGGTCCAAAATAAGTTTTTTATGGTGCTTTTCGTTAAATCCCACATGTGGGATACACGTGGTGGACATTTTCGTCACTTCATATATTCTTAGTTCTTTTACCACCAACCTGTGTCCCGATTGCATAACTAATCCTTAATTATTAGTTGTCCCCTTGTTACCCTCATTGAAATAGCTCGATTCTCCTGCCTTGCTAAAACCCTAATCGAGCTTAATCACATGGTCGTCTTCCTTGTCTATAAGCTTCAAAATATGACAATTTTCGACttgcaaaaatgaataaaatgaaTAAGTATATCATCTTCTTTTCTTAATTtgtaaaaaatgaataaaaattaatCTAACCTTCTTTTAAAGTGTTTTGAAGATGGAATGCCTTCTTTGTTCACCTTCAAACCATATCATGATAGTAGTTCATTACTTTTTTCATCTGATGCAAATAATGGGATCCACCACATTGTTTACGTTCATTGCTTGGTTGATACTGAAAATCTagatttgtttatttgttttaattAGAGTTTTAAGCATTACAAAAGAATCTGGAATCTTTGTAATtgtataaatattttaaaaagaagAGTTAAATTATCATTGGATTATGATGGTCATTCGTCACGAAACTTCCCATCACCATACCATAAACCCTTGTATCCGTCGCAAGCTTAGCTGATCCATCTCTATACAGTCTGTCGGTAAAAGTTTGCCATCAATCCGTGACAAATCTATCATATTGGTTTTTTAAACTTTGGTTTTGTGGTTGTTGGAAAACATAATCTGCCATTTAGAGACACATTTCTTTGTGTCGCCTAATGTATTTGCTAAAATGCTTGACACATCGGTGGGTGATGGAACTGCCCATATGTGAAAGTCGGTTTTGTTACAATGATCCTTTTTGTGAAGACAAGGATTTAAAGACTTGTATACTGTTAGAAATTGGGAGAATGTTAGTGGAAATGTTCTTGAAGTATACCAGAAAATGACCAAAAACGAGTATATAGTTTTCTGTCCGAAAATTATCACATGACAGTTTCAAACTATCACCAAACCAACAAAAGTGTCATAAAAAACTGATTTTAGGATAAGGGTCAAAGTAAGTCAATTTTCCAAAAAGCCGGATTTTAATGCATTTTTGATATAGCAACATAACCCAAATAAAAAATTTCTACAGTTGGACCCCAACCAAGGGCTCTACCCattggaccccgccaggggctgGGTGTACCGTCCATTGGACCCAGCTCCCAAGGGTGTTGCCCTCAGACCCTGTTCGTTTAGGAGTTACGTCCTTAAATATCAGTCTACTTTGAAtctttataaatttaaataagtGTGCACTTGACACCttccttatttatttaatattcatcaagattGATTTTGGTCAACAAATcaatccattacacttaaatacaatTAGTAAAACAATTCACACATATATTTATGTTGTCATTCTTCAAAAGATAATAAAATATGTAGGATTCAAAACTAAACTCCATCCAACATGTCAATCCATTTCAGCTGAGAGTTAGGGGGTTTAGATAAGTTTGATACTTCTCAGTCAACTATTTTTATGAAGGTATCGAGACAACTAATTGTATGATATtcctttaaattatttaaatatcTTATAGTTTTTAAAACTGTGTAACCATATCAAAGCAATCATTATATATATTTGATTTTTCTATTGATAATcagatatatattttttattccaCAAAACTAATTGTTCTTTGTAAAATTTTAggcaaaaatgttcatattttagATATACAAAAGTTCGTTTGAGGTTTTTTCATATATGATGTTTttttcaacttaaattgatatcATATACCAAGACTAATTAAAAATTCATTATAGAGTATAAAACAAAGTATTTCTCGGTGAAAACGATGATATGTACATTAACTTTTCAAGGAAAAAAATTATTTGCATGAAGAATTATGTAGTTGTTGAATACTCGAACAACCAATTAATTGAACATTCATATACCAACCAATCAATTATTAACAAGAATCTTTGTATTTAAGACATAAATAACAAGTTCTTGGTTTTGAGTGATTGAGTTATTATGTTATGAATTACTTTGTAAGAATAAATAATCAATTCgataaatatataaaacaaagttctaatatatatttATCATCTAGTAAAACACCAAATAAATAAACGGTATTAAGTCTTGCTGTCTCATATAGTGTGGGGAAAAAAACTTAATTTATAAGGTTGTTGATAGAGTTTGGTCATTTAGTTTATCTAGTATTAAAACTTAAGGATAGATGGAAGTAACGGGTAATTAGAGCTGGACCGGATTTACTTTAACGACTTGGTTAGCCGTTCCTCGTATTGTCAATATTCAGTCCCAGTTTTAAGACCGGTTCAGTCCATCAAAACCCGATTAAGATACAAAAACTGGACCGATATTTTTTCTCGTATTTTAGCAACTTATTTATTTTGTTCTATTTTTTAACATAtgtatatttattttgttttgtttttttaacatacgTACAACTGACTCGTATGAAATCagaattatttgattttttcCCACCATGTAATTTGGTGTTTGTAGTTCATTTTAGATTGTAAGAACACATATTTTCGTTACATATTGAATTAGTTACAGAACTCGGAAGACATCATATCAATGGTACGTGTTTTatgtttcaacattttttatattttgcTCCGTTTGTTTTAAATACATATAACTCACTTGTATGAATTTGGAATTACATGATATTTGTTACAACATATAATTTGGTATATATAGtttattttagactataaaaacaccTATTTTCAGTGCAAATCAAGAATCGGGTTCCATTATGAAAAAAAAGAACCGAAAAACCGACACCGACATTGACACCGATAGTCTGAATCTCAGTATATATAATTTGACAAATTCACTTCCGGTCAAAAGGTGGTTCTATTCCAGTCCGGTTCAAAGTTCATCcgtaataaattgataatattaAAGTTTTAGTGATTTACACATGGTTCTTATAATTTCTTATAATGAAGACATTATTATCAAAAAACTACTCAAATAAGTCATTAATTAAATAGTAAATGTATCAAAATTTGATGATTTAAATCAATAAATGTTTAtccttttatttaaacatttaatACTCTTTATTATCACTATCAATTTTCAAGTCATAATAGAACAATAAATATTTCAAATAAACAATCTCAAAATACCTAAAAATTAAGTGAGATGTGGTACATAACGAATCTTATtctaaattaaattttattatgacGATTTTGTCATTCTAGATTTCTAGTTTGTGTTGTTCTCCTAAAGGGAATTTCATGACCAAAATCGATTTTTATATATAGGATGAAATGATCTTACGTTGTTACGATTAACCTTAGGGAATAAGTAAATTGTTCATCGTGAGATCAGAGATGCTTTTtaagttatattttaataaataccgTTGGCAATCAAATTTGTAGAAAAAGaaagaattatgtgatttaagtAAAGTCGTAATCAAATGACCTTCTTTAAAGAATTTTCCGATCACTTGCCACCATGCACGCGTCTCTTTCTGTCTTTATCTCCTATAAAATCGTCTCTTACACCCTGTTCACAGTCTcatttcactttctctctctaaatattCAATCATTTTCCATTCTCTCTCTCTATACACACTTTTCGATTCTCCTTCTCTTTCGTTGTCACTTGTCATATCAAAGATCCGTCGAAGACAAACGACAATGTATCGTTGGAGTCATAAATCAGTCAAAGAAGAGAAACCGAGAAAAAACACACCAAACCCATCTTTTTCGTCAAGCCTTCTTGATGAAATCTACCGTTCCATGGACGGCGACGACGTCAAATCCGGCCGAGAAGAGAAAACTTCAAAGAAACAAAGCATCAGCAGCGGCGGCGGCGGTGGCGGTGGCGGCAGACCAAAAGCGAGCAGTGCAGTGGAGGACGAAGCAGTGGCGAGTCTCCGGCGAGCTTTTTTGGTAGAGAAATGGATGAATATGAAACAAAACGAAAAAAACATAAACACTCGAACGAGGCCTTCATCAATACCCGACGTCTACCGGAAACCAGTCATTGATAACGACCCTATTTTCTTCAGTTCGGGGACGAGCTCTTCTGATTCGAGCTATGGAATATGGTTCTCTGAACCAGAAAGTTTCCGTGGCTCCAGGTTTCATAAACCTTCTTGTTTTGGACCTTTCAGTAGGCCAGAATCCGTAAAAACTAACGGGTTTTCGAAAAAGCATCAGCAGATGGAGTTCTACTACTGTTCGGATGATCATCAAACAAATGGAATCGATCGTGGGGCTTTAATCAAATCAAAAGCTCGAGCATTGAAGATTTACGCGAACCTGAAGAAGATAAAGCAACCAATCTCACCTGGAGGTCGACTCACGACGTTCCTCACATCTCTTTTCGCAAATGGCCAAGTCAAGAACCCGAAAGATTTGAATCCACCATGTTTCGATCATAAAAAGAGTGAAAGAACATCAAAATCGACACATGGGTCTACATGTTCATCAGCTTCTTCATTTACAAGGTCATGTTTGAGCAAAAATTCTCCAAGATCAAGGGAGAAGAAGCTCAACAATGGAATCCGAAGAACTGTTAGATTTTACCCGGTGAGTGTAATCATCGACGAAGATTCACGTCCCTGTGGCCAAAAGTTCATTTATGATACACAAGATTTAACGAAGGATGAAGATTACAACtcttatgatgatgatgatgatgataccaAAAGTGATTCAAGTTCAGATTTGTTCGAACTTGATCACTTGTTAGCTTTGAAGGAGTGTGAAGAGCTTCCTGTATATGAAACGACACATTTTGGCAAGAATCGTGCAATTGCTAATGGGTTAATTTGCTAATTTTGTTCGACAAATTTTATGAAATTGAATTATACATTTGTTTTTGAGGTTTGAATATGTTTCATATACTTTTGTGCAATGATTACATGGAAGaagtaattataaataatatgatactataaaatataaagttaagGGAAGGAAGAAACATGTGGTAATGTGGTGCTTTTGAGGCAATTCTTAAAATGGTAAGAGTTGTACatatttgaaataaaatgataaaaagatggGAAAGGACAAATTCTTGAAAAGAAGGGAGGGATGTTTCATGTTTGTTTCTTTTGGTTTTGGTTGATCCCAAGTTGATGGATGGATGGATGGATGGATTGGAGAGTGACAGTTTGTGAAATGATAAAGTAAAAGGGCTGTATTGGGAAAAGGGAAGAAAGGAGGGGTGGAAGTGAAAATTAAGATACCCATATCGGGATTAGAAGCAACGATAAAGAGGATGATGATTGATGAATGGATGGATTGAAGAGTGACAGTTTGTGAGTTAAAAAGGTAAAAGAAGGGGGTATATTTCGAAAGGGAAAGAAAGGAGGGGTGGAAGTGAAAATCAAGATACTCATTTCGGGATTAGAAGCAAAGATAAAGAGGATGAATGGATGGAATGGAGATTGGAGAGTGACAGTTTGcgagttaaaaaaaaagtaaaagaagGGGGGATTTTGGGAAAAGGAAAAGAAAGGAGGGGAGAAAGTGAAAATTAAGATTCTAAGATCAGAATTAGAAGGAAAGATAAAGAGGAGACAGAAGAACCGCATCTTTTGCTTTCCTTGGTTCAAACAACTATGACCATAGGAAAACAAAAGTTAAGTATGTTTTGTATGTACCAAGTTAAAGCcgatgaaatttaaaaaaaaaatattattattattaagggATGTTAATAAAACTGACCATATTTAAAGCAAATTTTAAAAGATATAATCAATAAGTAAgtgcttttaaaaaaaaatgaccaATATTTTCCGAATGAGTCATTTTGGATCCGATAATGGTCCTATTTATATATAGTTTTTGGAATATCTCCCAACCCTTCCCCCTCCCCCACTAGGTCAAGACACTCTCATTTTTTTATGACGAGGTTATCCTATTATGGTAATATTATCTCTATTTTGTATATCTTGTTAACATTTCATCGATTTAGATAGTTTAAAATCATTACTTAAAATGGAAAAACATTGTCAGGAATACTCGGAACGGATAAACATTGTCAGGAATACAGTCATTGTGTTTGGAACACAAAAACTTGTCCAGGACTTCATGAACTTAAGGTCAAATACATAGTTTTGATTAATCGTTAATAGTTAGCTTAGCTTATGATGaacttaaggccaaatacatagTTTTGATTAATGGTTAATAGTTAGCTTAGTTGGAAATGATAATGAGGATAAGTAGCATATTTTTTTGTAGAACTTTGTGTTTGGAACACGAAAAGCTTCTTAAGAACACAAATAACCAATCTAGAATACGTAAAATTTTGTTTCTCAACTGCTCCATGATATTTTAAGATAACTTGTTTTAATGTTATTTCAGCATGACCATGTATATGAAGCGGTGTTGTAAAATTCGGTCTACTCAATCAAGTATTTGGAATCGGATATGTATCGAGGCGTTTTTGTGAAAATCGATCAAAAAAATCGGAATCGATCAAACTCGGAGCAAATCAGTCCAACTCAGCTATCACGGCCAACTTGGAAAAACTTGGTCAAATCAGCCGGACTTAcgaattttgatttttttcaatTAACAACTATAATTGTTAAGTAATTAATTTAACATACATCATATATTTAGTTATTCATTAAACCTTTTGTTGTTTTGTTATatatagtttttccaaaattaATATCTTTATAATTTACCCAATTTGAATACTTCTCAAGTTCGTTACTCTCTAGTCAATCGACACAGGAATG
This window encodes:
- the LOC111884043 gene encoding protein BIG GRAIN 1-like A: MYRWSHKSVKEEKPRKNTPNPSFSSSLLDEIYRSMDGDDVKSGREEKTSKKQSISSGGGGGGGGRPKASSAVEDEAVASLRRAFLVEKWMNMKQNEKNINTRTRPSSIPDVYRKPVIDNDPIFFSSGTSSSDSSYGIWFSEPESFRGSRFHKPSCFGPFSRPESVKTNGFSKKHQQMEFYYCSDDHQTNGIDRGALIKSKARALKIYANLKKIKQPISPGGRLTTFLTSLFANGQVKNPKDLNPPCFDHKKSERTSKSTHGSTCSSASSFTRSCLSKNSPRSREKKLNNGIRRTVRFYPVSVIIDEDSRPCGQKFIYDTQDLTKDEDYNSYDDDDDDTKSDSSSDLFELDHLLALKECEELPVYETTHFGKNRAIANGLIC